Proteins encoded together in one Thermoplasmatales archaeon BRNA1 window:
- a CDS encoding Glycerol dehydrogenase-related enzyme, whose amino-acid sequence MSGDFTKVKFMSFPRSVVMGHGVIDQTREICDSLLFGKNGIIVTGEKTFDAAGKTVYDLMSEKYEMTKVFVGNSDHDDIEKATAAAKDCDAKFVLAVGGGSKIDISKIVSNNLRIPFVSIPTSVAHDGICSDRASVKDEKGAPMTIQAMPPMAVIADTEVLLKAPYRFLASGCADVISNLTALWDWDFARRMKDEEFSTSAYTLAHYSAQSLVDYADFIKPGMEESIWLALKPIIASGTSMCIAGSSRPTSGSEHMFSHALDILHPSSAMHGEQCGVGCIMMTQLQSGNWKVIRDALKKIGAPTTASELGLSEEDIVDALVAANKVRKDRFTILGDNGLTRNAAYNLARTTGVI is encoded by the coding sequence GTGTCCGGAGACTTCACGAAGGTCAAGTTCATGAGCTTCCCGCGTTCCGTCGTCATGGGGCACGGCGTCATCGATCAGACCCGCGAGATCTGCGATTCCCTGCTTTTCGGGAAGAACGGGATCATCGTGACCGGAGAGAAGACCTTCGATGCCGCGGGCAAGACGGTCTATGACCTCATGTCCGAGAAATACGAGATGACCAAGGTCTTCGTCGGCAATTCCGACCATGATGACATCGAGAAGGCCACCGCCGCAGCCAAGGATTGCGACGCGAAGTTCGTCCTCGCCGTCGGCGGAGGGAGCAAGATCGACATTTCCAAGATCGTCTCCAACAATCTCAGGATCCCCTTCGTAAGCATCCCCACGTCCGTAGCCCACGACGGCATCTGCTCGGACAGGGCTTCCGTGAAGGACGAGAAGGGGGCGCCCATGACCATCCAGGCCATGCCTCCCATGGCGGTCATAGCCGACACCGAAGTGCTCCTCAAGGCACCCTACAGGTTCCTGGCATCCGGGTGTGCTGACGTCATCTCCAACCTCACCGCCCTGTGGGACTGGGATTTCGCAAGGAGGATGAAGGACGAGGAGTTCAGCACCTCCGCATACACACTCGCACACTACTCCGCACAGAGCCTCGTGGACTATGCAGACTTCATCAAACCGGGCATGGAGGAGAGCATATGGCTCGCCCTCAAGCCCATCATCGCGTCGGGGACGTCCATGTGCATCGCGGGAAGTTCCCGTCCCACCAGCGGTTCGGAGCACATGTTCTCCCATGCCCTGGACATCCTGCACCCCAGCAGCGCCATGCACGGCGAGCAGTGCGGCGTCGGATGCATCATGATGACACAGCTTCAGAGCGGCAACTGGAAGGTCATCCGCGATGCCCTGAAGAAGATCGGCGCACCCACCACCGCGTCCGAGCTCGGCCTGTCCGAAGAGGACATCGTGGATGCCCTCGTTGCGGCGAACAAGGTCAGGAAGGACCGTTTCACCATCCTCGGAGACAACGGGCTCACCAGGAACGCCGCCTACAACCTCGCCCGCACCACGGGCGTCATATGA
- a CDS encoding Multimeric flavodoxin WrbA, producing the protein MKALVLDGSGNPNGFTSEMCQAASSVLEGAGIECSVVQLGKVWIEHCNGCLSCRKGGKCTIDDGMTAYYDALGEIDLLVFATPIRFSGPSSILKTFMDRLNPFFYSNLKHPRFAAAMMCGGADAPRFSNALSEMKALSITVGAEWAGELEVSGTDSKSREEVAAEAAHFAETLIRRIQNRTG; encoded by the coding sequence ATGAAGGCCCTGGTCCTGGACGGCAGCGGTAACCCTAACGGGTTCACCTCGGAAATGTGCCAGGCAGCCAGTTCCGTTCTCGAGGGAGCGGGTATCGAGTGTTCCGTGGTCCAGCTGGGCAAGGTGTGGATCGAGCACTGCAACGGCTGTCTTTCCTGCAGGAAGGGCGGGAAATGCACCATAGACGACGGGATGACCGCTTACTACGATGCTTTGGGGGAGATCGACCTCCTGGTGTTCGCCACCCCTATACGCTTCAGCGGCCCGTCCTCCATCCTCAAGACCTTCATGGACCGTCTCAACCCGTTCTTCTACTCCAATCTGAAGCATCCCAGGTTCGCCGCGGCGATGATGTGCGGCGGTGCGGATGCTCCCAGGTTCTCCAACGCCCTGTCGGAGATGAAGGCCCTTTCCATAACCGTGGGTGCGGAATGGGCGGGTGAACTCGAGGTGTCCGGGACGGATTCCAAGAGCAGGGAGGAGGTTGCCGCCGAGGCCGCTCATTTTGCCGAAACCCTCATCCGGAGAATTCAAAACCGAACAGGCTGA
- a CDS encoding desulfoferrodoxin ferrous iron-binding domain protein: protein MASKPAVFQCEKCGNVYEKTYAKGGCTPVCCAQPAKQLEAQTGNPDENKHVPFIEKQADGILVKVGKASAHPMESDHYIIYIEICADGILMRKYLKPGDKPEAFFPVKADKVVAWELCNKHGLWKSE, encoded by the coding sequence ATGGCATCAAAACCGGCAGTATTCCAGTGCGAGAAATGCGGAAACGTCTACGAGAAGACCTACGCAAAGGGCGGATGCACCCCCGTCTGCTGCGCACAGCCCGCCAAGCAGCTCGAGGCTCAGACCGGAAACCCCGACGAGAACAAGCATGTCCCCTTCATCGAGAAGCAGGCGGACGGCATCCTCGTGAAGGTCGGAAAGGCCTCCGCGCACCCCATGGAGAGCGACCACTACATCATCTACATCGAGATCTGCGCCGACGGCATCCTCATGAGGAAATACCTGAAGCCCGGAGACAAGCCCGAGGCGTTCTTCCCCGTCAAGGCCGACAAGGTCGTCGCGTGGGAGCTCTGCAACAAGCACGGACTCTGGAAGTCCGAGTGA
- a CDS encoding Isopropylmalate/homocitrate/citramalate synthase, which yields MADDGNDMGMFAVSPYNKPALSRVAPIGNVRIFDTTLRDGEQAPGIALSPDDKVRIAKALDNLGTDIIEAGFAVSSDIERDTIRQIRDLNLDCKVCSLARSVKKDIDAVIDTGLDFVHTFIATSDLHMKYKLKMSPEDVRNSAVEAVEYARDHGLEVMFSCEDATRSRYEFMRDILLDVQDAGASCVNIPDTVGVILPAAFGKMIADLRSELKVPISVHCHNDMGLALANTLAAVENGATIVQGCLNGIGERAGNVALEEVAVNLLANYGVRTLDLPKIASTSALVERITGFSIAGNKPVVGRNAFAHESGVHVHGIQNNAATYEPFPPEAIGAKRHLVIGKLSGSHMVEEKLRELGIDFPQEHMDDLMEAIKKASIGGKEVADVEVGAIAEDIMWNKATLRRECILEELTVTTGKSTTPTATVKIRRSDGSAVTVADVGVGPVNAAVNAIRKAVNVNMSMVEFKSSAVTGQSDSICTVAVTVKNVQNDGNLSFGRAVSVDIVEASVEATMAAINRDFARNARKRV from the coding sequence ATGGCTGATGACGGTAACGACATGGGTATGTTCGCGGTGAGTCCATACAACAAGCCCGCGCTCTCCCGCGTCGCACCCATCGGGAACGTAAGGATTTTCGATACCACCCTCCGCGACGGCGAGCAGGCGCCAGGCATCGCCCTAAGTCCCGACGACAAGGTACGCATCGCCAAGGCACTGGACAATCTCGGAACCGACATCATCGAGGCGGGTTTCGCCGTCTCCAGCGACATCGAGAGGGACACCATCCGCCAGATCAGGGATCTGAACCTGGACTGCAAAGTATGTTCCCTTGCCAGGTCCGTGAAGAAGGACATCGACGCCGTGATCGATACGGGTCTGGATTTCGTCCACACGTTCATCGCCACGTCAGACCTCCACATGAAGTACAAGCTGAAGATGTCCCCCGAGGACGTCAGGAACAGCGCCGTGGAGGCCGTGGAGTACGCCAGGGACCACGGGCTGGAGGTAATGTTCTCCTGCGAGGACGCCACCCGTTCCCGGTACGAGTTCATGAGGGATATCCTTCTTGACGTACAGGACGCGGGAGCATCCTGCGTCAACATCCCCGATACCGTGGGGGTGATCCTCCCCGCAGCCTTCGGGAAGATGATCGCCGACCTGAGGTCGGAACTGAAGGTACCAATCTCCGTACACTGCCACAACGACATGGGTCTGGCACTTGCCAATACGCTTGCAGCCGTGGAGAACGGGGCGACCATCGTGCAGGGCTGCCTAAACGGTATCGGCGAGAGGGCTGGCAACGTCGCCCTCGAGGAGGTCGCAGTGAACCTCCTCGCCAATTACGGTGTCAGGACCCTCGACCTCCCGAAGATCGCATCCACCTCCGCGCTAGTCGAGAGGATCACCGGTTTCTCCATAGCCGGGAACAAGCCCGTCGTGGGAAGGAACGCCTTTGCCCACGAGTCCGGGGTTCACGTCCACGGCATCCAGAACAACGCGGCCACCTACGAGCCCTTCCCGCCCGAGGCCATCGGTGCGAAGAGGCATCTCGTCATCGGCAAGCTCTCGGGATCCCACATGGTCGAGGAGAAGCTAAGGGAGCTCGGCATCGACTTCCCCCAGGAGCATATGGACGATCTGATGGAAGCCATCAAGAAGGCATCCATCGGAGGAAAGGAGGTCGCGGATGTCGAGGTCGGCGCCATAGCCGAGGACATCATGTGGAACAAGGCCACGCTCAGGAGGGAGTGCATCCTCGAGGAGCTGACCGTCACCACCGGCAAGTCCACCACCCCAACTGCCACAGTCAAGATCAGGAGGTCCGATGGCTCCGCCGTCACCGTTGCGGATGTCGGTGTCGGACCCGTCAACGCCGCCGTCAACGCCATCAGGAAGGCGGTCAACGTCAACATGTCCATGGTGGAGTTCAAGTCATCCGCCGTCACCGGACAGTCCGATTCCATCTGTACCGTCGCGGTCACCGTCAAGAACGTGCAGAACGACGGCAACCTGTCCTTCGGGAGGGCGGTCAGCGTCGACATCGTAGAGGCCTCGGTGGAGGCCACTATGGCGGCCATCAACAGGGACTTCGCCCGCAACGCCAGGAAGAGGGTGTGA
- a CDS encoding tRNA-guanine transglycosylase, archaeosine-15-forming: MFEITRRDGMARMGKFTTTSGRVLETPALLPVINPKIKTVSPRELYDDFGFRAIITNSYIIKNNPDLKEEAQSKGLHEMLDFPGVIMTDSGTFQSHMYGTVPLTNPEIVEFQKSIGTDIGTVLDIFTEPDWDEEKTRKAVDITLERTEEAVAMKGEMMINGVIQGSVYNDLRTYCARKEAVMDIDVHPIGGVVPLMEQYRYVELVDVIMSSKMGMNPNRPVHLFGAGHPMILAFATLMGCDLFDSASYAKFAKDDRMMFIDGTSRLQDMQSLDCDCPACRGITLEGLRAMEKGARSKLIARHNLYQIKSELGLVRRYLLEGRLWELAEQRCRAHPAMLDGLRRLREYQGFMEKYDPISREGAIFYTGAETRGRPVFKRYFDRMMERYVAPTKKAAIFDATEGKPYSRAMQDQFWSAWRLGYTPVVISPFGPVPAELDEMYPLAQSLFPNIEDIYTIQEGEDLTSEFILEKFEDAVDGTELEHVDKGDMPDLDLLRAKAVSRYQFGIEATDALFRGKIELKISRKTGKIRNVISDGEHVLSMRAGDGFYTLRMEGAKRIIEACPSPHMRCMVQDDAVPFCEKGRNVFAQFVDMADGELVPKDEVIVVDRNDRPIATGQMLLVADEIRCMKKGIAVKVRSGKEKDEDE, translated from the coding sequence ATGTTCGAGATCACCAGAAGGGACGGAATGGCCCGCATGGGGAAGTTCACCACAACCTCCGGCCGTGTCCTGGAGACCCCCGCCCTTCTCCCTGTCATCAATCCCAAGATCAAGACGGTCTCGCCGAGGGAGCTCTACGACGACTTCGGCTTCCGTGCGATCATCACCAACTCATACATCATCAAGAACAATCCGGATCTCAAGGAGGAGGCCCAGTCCAAGGGACTCCACGAGATGCTGGATTTCCCCGGCGTCATCATGACCGACTCCGGCACGTTCCAAAGCCACATGTACGGTACGGTGCCCCTCACAAACCCCGAGATCGTCGAGTTCCAGAAATCCATCGGCACCGACATCGGCACCGTCCTGGATATCTTCACAGAGCCCGACTGGGACGAGGAGAAGACGAGGAAGGCCGTCGACATCACCCTCGAGAGGACCGAGGAGGCCGTCGCCATGAAGGGCGAGATGATGATCAACGGGGTCATCCAGGGATCGGTCTACAACGACCTCAGGACCTACTGCGCCCGGAAGGAGGCAGTCATGGACATCGACGTCCACCCCATCGGAGGCGTCGTCCCCCTCATGGAGCAGTACCGCTACGTGGAGCTCGTGGACGTGATCATGTCCTCCAAGATGGGGATGAACCCCAACCGCCCCGTCCACCTCTTCGGTGCCGGACACCCCATGATCCTCGCCTTCGCCACCCTCATGGGATGCGACCTCTTCGACTCCGCATCCTACGCGAAGTTCGCCAAGGACGACCGCATGATGTTCATCGACGGGACCTCCCGTCTCCAGGACATGCAGTCCCTCGACTGCGACTGCCCCGCCTGCCGCGGGATCACCCTCGAGGGGCTCCGCGCCATGGAGAAGGGGGCCAGGAGCAAGCTCATCGCCAGGCACAACCTCTACCAGATCAAGTCCGAGCTGGGCCTCGTGAGGAGGTACCTCCTTGAGGGCCGCCTCTGGGAGCTGGCTGAGCAGAGGTGCAGGGCGCATCCCGCCATGCTCGACGGACTCCGCAGGCTGAGGGAGTACCAGGGCTTCATGGAGAAGTACGACCCCATCTCCAGGGAGGGAGCCATCTTCTACACCGGAGCGGAGACCCGCGGAAGGCCGGTGTTCAAGAGATACTTCGACAGGATGATGGAGAGATACGTAGCCCCCACAAAGAAGGCCGCCATCTTCGACGCCACCGAGGGCAAGCCCTACTCCCGCGCCATGCAGGACCAGTTCTGGTCCGCATGGAGGCTCGGATACACCCCCGTCGTGATCTCCCCCTTCGGGCCGGTGCCCGCGGAGCTTGACGAGATGTATCCTCTGGCACAGTCCCTGTTCCCCAACATAGAGGACATCTACACCATCCAGGAAGGGGAGGACCTCACCTCCGAGTTCATCCTCGAGAAGTTCGAGGATGCCGTCGACGGCACCGAGCTGGAGCACGTCGACAAAGGAGACATGCCCGACCTCGACCTCCTCCGCGCCAAGGCCGTCTCGAGGTATCAGTTCGGAATCGAGGCCACCGATGCCCTCTTCAGGGGGAAGATCGAGCTCAAGATCAGCCGCAAGACCGGCAAGATCAGGAACGTCATCTCCGACGGCGAGCACGTCCTCTCCATGAGGGCGGGAGACGGATTCTACACCCTTAGGATGGAGGGCGCCAAGAGGATCATAGAGGCCTGCCCCTCGCCCCACATGAGGTGCATGGTGCAGGACGATGCCGTCCCGTTCTGCGAGAAGGGAAGGAACGTCTTCGCCCAGTTCGTGGATATGGCGGACGGGGAACTCGTGCCCAAGGACGAGGTCATCGTGGTCGACAGGAACGACCGCCCCATCGCCACCGGCCAGATGCTGCTCGTCGCGGACGAGATCCGCTGCATGAAGAAGGGCATCGCCGTCAAGGTCCGCTCCGGGAAGGAGAAGGACGAGGACGAGTGA
- a CDS encoding TPR repeat protein, SEL1 subfamily — translation MIGRKTERVPATPDALMRRADELRLGTAGEQSFEEAFRLYKKAASKGVERAYFLLGCMCEAGQGTSQSYKVAYQWYDRGAQRNDHDCQASLGFLYEAGLGTKRSRELAIEHLENAANAGNPRAQNNLGLIYLDRSGPQHSEHGAVTMFQKGNMSKYPPATANLARMYEKGIGMERKCDTAANLFKTAAKGGSITAKKCLAEMYKFGIGIPASEVYARHIYLETARWGDQMSVAEITGEDYEDEVFNSSPAMSENPKAQLSLGLSFLDGGFTLQSVPTAMFLLEASARGGNTTAMYVLGQIYETGLFTERSKFLAMKWYKWGADKGNGPCAYNLGCMYEDGVGVQHDPEKAFEMYKRSCECDQDEDAESDALYALASLLRSGLGCEKDEDRALELFVRSSDLGHAGAQYAAGKMFADRGDRASARKYLEMAAEQGDDRASELLDAL, via the coding sequence ATGATCGGGAGGAAGACCGAGAGGGTACCCGCCACGCCGGACGCGCTGATGCGCAGGGCGGACGAGCTCCGCCTCGGTACCGCTGGCGAGCAGTCCTTCGAGGAGGCGTTCCGCCTCTACAAGAAGGCCGCATCCAAGGGCGTCGAGCGCGCCTACTTCCTCCTGGGCTGCATGTGCGAGGCCGGACAGGGGACATCCCAGTCCTACAAGGTCGCCTACCAGTGGTACGACCGCGGCGCACAGCGCAACGATCACGACTGCCAGGCCTCCCTCGGTTTCCTTTACGAGGCCGGACTCGGCACCAAACGCAGCCGCGAACTCGCTATCGAGCACCTCGAGAACGCCGCCAACGCGGGCAACCCCCGCGCCCAGAACAACCTCGGCCTGATCTATCTCGACCGCAGCGGCCCGCAGCACTCCGAGCACGGTGCCGTGACCATGTTCCAAAAGGGGAACATGTCCAAGTACCCTCCCGCCACCGCCAATCTGGCACGTATGTACGAGAAGGGCATCGGGATGGAGCGCAAGTGCGACACCGCCGCCAATCTTTTCAAGACCGCCGCCAAGGGCGGGAGCATCACCGCGAAGAAATGCCTCGCGGAGATGTACAAGTTCGGTATCGGGATCCCCGCCTCCGAGGTCTACGCCAGGCACATCTATCTGGAGACCGCCAGATGGGGCGACCAGATGTCCGTCGCCGAGATCACCGGCGAGGATTACGAGGACGAGGTCTTCAACTCCTCTCCCGCCATGTCCGAGAACCCCAAGGCCCAGCTGTCCCTCGGGCTCAGCTTCCTGGACGGGGGATTCACCCTCCAGTCCGTCCCCACCGCGATGTTCCTTCTGGAGGCATCCGCCCGCGGTGGGAACACCACCGCCATGTACGTCCTGGGCCAGATCTACGAGACCGGGCTCTTCACCGAGAGGTCCAAGTTCCTGGCCATGAAATGGTACAAGTGGGGTGCGGACAAGGGCAACGGACCCTGCGCATACAACCTCGGATGCATGTACGAGGACGGGGTGGGAGTCCAGCACGACCCCGAGAAGGCCTTCGAGATGTACAAGAGGTCCTGCGAGTGCGACCAGGACGAGGATGCCGAATCCGATGCGCTCTACGCCCTCGCCTCCCTCCTAAGATCCGGTCTCGGTTGCGAGAAGGACGAGGACAGGGCCCTCGAACTGTTCGTGAGGTCCTCCGACCTCGGACACGCCGGCGCCCAGTACGCCGCGGGGAAGATGTTCGCCGACAGAGGGGACCGTGCCTCCGCGAGGAAGTATCTCGAGATGGCCGCGGAGCAGGGGGACGACCGTGCCTCCGAACTCCTCGATGCGCTCTGA
- a CDS encoding thiamine-phosphate pyrophosphorylase has translation MFELYAITDREMLGKTTEAEAARLCYEGGADIVQLRMKDADGGEMLRVAKEMQAVADEYSKFFIVNDRVDIAILSSADGVHLGQSDIPLKEARRLCGEEMIIGISCDNAEQARQAVEDGADYVAIGSIFTTGTKKDAKQGVGLDAIMDVRNAIEDAVPIVAIGGINRGNILDVLAAGADCPAVVSAIMAQPDIRAAAHELKAMVLNYNRTRKN, from the coding sequence ATGTTCGAACTCTACGCGATCACCGACAGAGAGATGCTGGGGAAGACCACCGAGGCCGAGGCCGCCAGGCTCTGCTACGAGGGAGGCGCCGACATCGTCCAGCTCCGCATGAAGGATGCCGACGGCGGAGAGATGCTCCGCGTCGCCAAGGAGATGCAGGCCGTGGCGGACGAGTACAGCAAGTTCTTCATCGTAAACGACAGGGTGGACATCGCCATCCTCTCGAGCGCCGACGGAGTGCATCTAGGTCAGTCCGACATCCCCCTCAAGGAGGCACGCAGGCTGTGCGGCGAGGAGATGATCATCGGGATCTCCTGCGACAACGCCGAGCAGGCGAGGCAGGCCGTCGAGGACGGCGCGGATTACGTCGCCATCGGTTCCATTTTCACCACGGGCACCAAGAAGGATGCCAAACAGGGAGTGGGCCTCGACGCCATCATGGATGTGAGGAACGCCATCGAGGACGCCGTCCCCATCGTGGCCATCGGCGGCATCAACCGCGGCAACATCCTCGATGTGCTCGCGGCGGGTGCAGACTGCCCCGCAGTGGTATCCGCCATCATGGCCCAGCCCGACATCAGGGCCGCCGCGCATGAGCTGAAGGCCATGGTGCTGAACTACAACCGCACCCGCAAGAACTGA
- a CDS encoding Hydroxyethylthiazole kinase, sugar kinase family, producing the protein MASNAELFRQVREKHPFVVHVTNIVTVNDCANVCIAMGGSPCMSMYNDDVLDLAAACDAVVVNMGTLDGQAVGDALWSAAVKATNLHKPVVFDPTGAGASKFRNMWSGSFIQYLIPKAPESVVIKGNYGEIGYLSGLGGKVQGVDSAGADDPKAAAEKLAKDNHCIVAATGPVDYVSDGETTLELRHGTPMQNLVSGTGCMLSSVVGCFVGANGVSLESVAAAIDAFNIAAENAAKVSKGPGTFHMNLMDAVYNLKEEEL; encoded by the coding sequence ATGGCAAGCAATGCAGAGCTGTTCCGCCAGGTCAGGGAGAAACATCCGTTCGTGGTCCACGTCACCAACATAGTCACGGTGAACGACTGCGCCAACGTGTGCATCGCCATGGGCGGATCGCCGTGCATGAGCATGTACAACGACGATGTCCTCGATCTCGCGGCCGCCTGCGACGCCGTCGTGGTCAACATGGGTACCCTCGACGGACAGGCCGTGGGGGATGCCCTGTGGTCCGCCGCCGTGAAGGCCACAAACCTGCATAAGCCTGTGGTCTTCGACCCCACGGGAGCGGGTGCTTCCAAGTTCAGAAACATGTGGTCTGGCTCTTTTATCCAATACCTCATCCCGAAGGCACCCGAATCGGTCGTGATCAAGGGCAACTACGGAGAGATCGGATACCTTTCGGGACTGGGAGGGAAGGTGCAGGGAGTAGACTCCGCGGGTGCGGACGATCCCAAGGCTGCCGCCGAGAAACTGGCGAAAGACAACCACTGCATCGTGGCCGCCACCGGACCTGTCGACTACGTCTCCGACGGGGAGACCACCCTGGAGCTCAGGCACGGTACGCCCATGCAGAACCTCGTATCCGGAACGGGATGCATGCTGTCCTCCGTAGTCGGATGCTTCGTGGGCGCCAACGGCGTCTCCCTGGAGTCCGTGGCCGCGGCTATCGATGCGTTCAACATCGCCGCCGAGAACGCGGCCAAGGTGTCCAAGGGCCCCGGGACCTTCCACATGAACCTCATGGACGCAGTGTACAACCTGAAGGAGGAGGAACTCTGA
- a CDS encoding phosphomethylpyrimidine kinase, protein MRTALTIAGSDSVGGAGIQADIKAMASVGVHATSVITAVTAQNTCSVSSIFPMPADVVQAQLDAVLKDCEIKAIKTGMLYNAEIVGVVVDALEDHNIPLIVDPVMVATVGDRLYDESYIKALKRKLLPICELVTPNRQEAEVLSGIKIRNEDDVTYACEVIGKEGSSVLLKGGHFDSKVVTDYLYLSSGITRIRNPRTRGESGHGSGCAFSAFITANMANGLDLVTSVLESRKMIQKSIETQYSVGKGVDVVNTNVALTKKQDSDMVNVLRDMDTAVAKIMRIMPLDLVPKDGMNIAYAVKNAKGPEEIAGIEKRIYVHNGSLKKGGNVKFGAGEHLSYVLMECMKTNPEMRCVMTFEADSALESDMKDAGLDVVIVKEKDVNGESIAETTRNALSLSKKFPDAVIIKGKRNTVDLFGKGPRDIMSKLEKSI, encoded by the coding sequence ATGAGAACTGCACTGACAATCGCCGGTTCGGACTCCGTCGGAGGTGCCGGGATACAGGCCGATATCAAGGCCATGGCATCCGTGGGCGTCCACGCAACCAGCGTCATCACCGCTGTCACCGCTCAGAACACCTGCAGCGTCAGCTCTATCTTTCCCATGCCGGCCGACGTGGTACAGGCACAGCTGGATGCTGTGCTCAAGGACTGCGAGATCAAGGCCATCAAGACCGGCATGCTCTACAACGCCGAGATCGTCGGCGTCGTGGTCGACGCACTGGAGGATCACAACATCCCCCTCATCGTCGATCCCGTCATGGTCGCCACCGTGGGCGACAGGCTGTACGACGAATCCTACATCAAGGCGCTGAAGAGAAAACTGCTTCCCATATGCGAGCTCGTCACCCCCAACAGGCAGGAGGCCGAGGTGCTCTCAGGGATCAAGATCCGCAACGAGGACGACGTGACCTATGCCTGCGAGGTCATCGGGAAGGAGGGGAGCTCCGTTCTTCTGAAGGGAGGGCACTTCGACTCGAAGGTCGTCACAGACTACCTTTACCTCAGCTCCGGCATCACCAGGATCAGGAACCCCCGCACCCGCGGGGAGTCCGGCCACGGCTCGGGATGCGCCTTCTCGGCGTTCATCACCGCCAACATGGCAAACGGGCTCGACCTGGTGACGTCGGTCCTGGAGTCCAGAAAGATGATACAGAAGTCCATCGAGACCCAGTACTCCGTCGGCAAAGGCGTGGACGTGGTCAACACCAACGTCGCCCTCACCAAGAAGCAGGACTCCGACATGGTCAACGTCCTCAGGGACATGGACACCGCAGTGGCCAAGATCATGAGGATCATGCCCCTGGACCTCGTCCCCAAGGACGGTATGAACATCGCATACGCGGTGAAGAACGCCAAGGGGCCGGAGGAGATAGCCGGCATCGAGAAGAGGATCTACGTCCACAACGGCTCCCTGAAGAAGGGGGGCAACGTCAAGTTCGGTGCGGGGGAGCACCTGTCCTACGTCCTCATGGAATGCATGAAGACCAACCCCGAGATGCGCTGCGTCATGACCTTCGAGGCCGACTCCGCCCTGGAGTCCGACATGAAGGATGCTGGGCTGGACGTGGTCATCGTCAAGGAGAAGGATGTGAATGGGGAATCCATCGCGGAGACTACCAGGAACGCCCTCTCCCTGTCTAAGAAGTTCCCCGATGCAGTCATTATCAAGGGCAAGAGGAACACAGTCGACCTATTCGGCAAGGGTCCTCGCGACATCATGTCCAAGCTCGAGAAGAGCATCTGA